The bacterium genome contains a region encoding:
- a CDS encoding cohesin domain-containing protein produces MLNRTLYNFSFAAMLSLVFAFPAHAAVLRLSPAAGTFILGSTFDVSVMLNTEGVAANTVEAELHFPPEKLQIANPSLGKSIVQIWASPPTFSNQEGKIYFIGGIPTPGVNISEGVVQSFTFRVVAPGEAKISFGKNTSVLANDGLGTNILKQTSPALFRLLLPPARGPEVFSPTHPEQGKWYNDPNPTLKWTVIPSSQGFSYRLDHSPISSPDTAVRTGDAEVTFSDLESGSWYFHVREKAGGSWGGTSHYALNIDTQPPAAFGVDVSPSLRTTEPRPILRFFTTDARSGFDHIEVKMVPLSTGPGDSSFFFEASSPYQLSGLKPGRYEVVVRAYDKAGNFRDESVTLTLLSSRFQIFGPEGMDMFFVFVPWTILLPIVLGLTLFFAIVLVFLWVRHRHHLTHAFWEDVKNIGRDKYRSQGDDNRHD; encoded by the coding sequence ATGTTAAACCGCACATTGTACAATTTTTCTTTCGCGGCAATGTTATCCCTCGTGTTTGCATTTCCCGCGCACGCGGCGGTGTTACGGTTGAGCCCCGCGGCAGGGACATTTATTCTCGGCAGTACGTTTGACGTGTCCGTAATGTTGAATACCGAAGGCGTGGCCGCGAACACCGTGGAAGCAGAGCTGCATTTTCCGCCGGAAAAATTACAGATCGCGAATCCATCGCTTGGAAAATCCATCGTGCAGATTTGGGCGAGTCCGCCGACGTTTTCCAATCAGGAAGGAAAAATTTATTTCATCGGCGGAATCCCCACTCCGGGCGTAAATATTTCCGAGGGCGTGGTGCAGTCGTTTACGTTCCGCGTGGTGGCACCCGGAGAAGCAAAAATTTCGTTTGGAAAAAATACATCAGTGCTCGCGAACGACGGACTTGGTACAAATATTTTGAAACAAACTTCGCCGGCTCTTTTTAGGTTGCTCCTGCCGCCCGCGCGGGGGCCCGAAGTATTTTCACCGACGCATCCGGAGCAGGGGAAATGGTACAACGATCCTAACCCGACGCTGAAGTGGACGGTGATTCCGAGTTCGCAGGGGTTCAGCTACCGTCTTGATCATAGTCCCATTTCCTCGCCCGACACCGCGGTGCGGACTGGAGACGCGGAGGTGACGTTCAGTGACCTTGAAAGCGGGAGCTGGTATTTTCATGTGCGCGAAAAAGCGGGAGGGAGCTGGGGAGGCACTTCGCACTATGCGTTGAACATTGATACGCAACCGCCGGCGGCATTTGGCGTTGATGTTTCGCCGTCGCTTCGCACCACCGAGCCGCGCCCGATTTTACGATTTTTCACCACCGACGCGCGGTCGGGATTTGACCACATTGAAGTGAAGATGGTGCCCTTGAGTACCGGGCCGGGTGACTCGTCCTTTTTCTTTGAGGCCTCAAGTCCGTACCAACTTTCAGGTTTGAAACCCGGACGCTATGAGGTGGTGGTGCGCGCGTATGACAAGGCCGGTAATTTCCGCGACGAGTCGGTGACGCTGACACTCTTATCTTCGCGGTTCCAGATTTTCGGTCCCGAGGGCATGGACATGTTTTTCGTTTTCGTTCCGTGGACAATTTTGTTGCCCATCGTACTCGGACTCACGCTGTTTTTCGCGATCGTGCTTGTATTCCTTTGGGTGCGGCACCGTCACCACCTTACGCACGCGTTTTGGGAGGACGTGAAGAACATCGGGCGCGATAAATATCGGTCACAAGGCGACGACAATCGGCATGATTAA
- a CDS encoding LamG domain-containing protein — protein sequence MYGRQKKIIIAATVLGIFSAGFYWRQPLAEATMKLLKVAQGIVRIRSSPKNGLVGHWNFDECDTCTTTTDRSGNNNAGTMYDNVTVANLHTASGRVGNAASFDGSNDYIALTQSATLKPTTAFTVSAWVKRTANMVTWSGIFASPEASNSTGGFFLTGLSTNVIRLYIFNGVWVTADSKTVLAANQWYHVAATWTGSFMNVYINGILDMTPVANSGIGYGTTARNAEIGRYSAYGNFPGPIDDVRIYNRALSVDEIKRLYEEGSYRTTINANQNSSFNNGLVGMWSFNGPDVNWASASAEILDKSGNGNNGDAVGLTNKSVRAGVVGQALSFNGSSDYVAVPASSSLSLGTTMTISMWFNRRSTTGLQALASSNKYSAVGFNGNWILRITSGTVLDFVSYDGQSNQEWGQFAFTINNNVWNHVVVSINGSTVTAYLNGAPSVSGTFAHTKALIDAGVSGMRIGDDLNWSNVPFNGQIDDVRIYNRALNATEINELYLSSARQ from the coding sequence ATGTACGGCCGTCAAAAAAAAATAATTATTGCCGCCACTGTACTCGGTATTTTTAGCGCCGGGTTTTATTGGCGCCAGCCGTTGGCGGAAGCGACGATGAAATTATTGAAGGTGGCGCAGGGGATTGTGCGTATTCGCTCATCGCCGAAAAATGGCTTAGTTGGTCATTGGAATTTTGATGAGTGTGATACGTGCACCACGACCACCGATAGGAGCGGCAACAACAACGCCGGAACAATGTACGACAATGTTACGGTGGCAAATCTTCATACTGCTTCTGGTAGGGTGGGCAACGCAGCTAGTTTTGATGGTAGTAACGATTACATTGCCCTTACGCAATCCGCGACGCTCAAGCCTACTACTGCTTTTACGGTATCGGCTTGGGTTAAGCGTACCGCGAATATGGTGACATGGAGCGGCATTTTTGCTTCACCGGAAGCATCTAACTCAACTGGCGGATTTTTCTTGACGGGTCTTTCCACGAATGTCATCCGTCTTTATATATTTAACGGCGTCTGGGTAACGGCGGATTCAAAAACTGTTCTCGCCGCAAATCAATGGTATCATGTCGCCGCAACATGGACTGGGTCATTTATGAATGTATATATAAATGGCATTCTTGACATGACCCCTGTGGCGAATTCAGGTATTGGTTATGGCACTACGGCTCGAAACGCCGAGATCGGCAGGTATTCTGCATACGGTAATTTTCCAGGCCCTATAGACGATGTCCGTATCTACAACCGCGCATTAAGCGTTGACGAGATTAAGCGCCTTTATGAAGAGGGAAGTTATCGCACAACAATTAACGCGAACCAAAATAGCAGTTTCAACAATGGACTCGTCGGTATGTGGTCGTTTAATGGGCCGGATGTGAATTGGGCAAGCGCTAGCGCGGAGATATTAGATAAGTCGGGGAATGGGAATAATGGAGATGCTGTCGGACTTACAAACAAAAGCGTGCGAGCTGGGGTTGTGGGCCAGGCGCTTTCGTTTAATGGGAGCAGTGATTATGTTGCCGTCCCCGCGAGTTCATCATTATCTCTCGGAACCACAATGACTATTTCGATGTGGTTTAATCGTCGTTCAACAACTGGTCTTCAGGCGCTTGCGTCAAGTAATAAATATTCTGCAGTCGGGTTTAATGGGAACTGGATATTGCGTATCACGAGCGGAACCGTCCTTGATTTTGTGTCGTACGATGGCCAAAGTAATCAAGAGTGGGGGCAGTTCGCTTTCACGATAAATAATAATGTTTGGAATCACGTCGTCGTATCTATTAATGGATCAACCGTAACGGCGTATCTTAACGGCGCTCCATCGGTAAGCGGAACTTTTGCTCACACGAAAGCGTTGATTGATGCAGGGGTGAGCGGGATGAGAATTGGTGATGATCTGAATTGGAGCAACGTGCCTTTTAACGGCCAAATTGACGACGTCCGCATCTACAACCGCGCATTGAATGCGACAGAAATTAATGAGCTTTATCTGTCTTCCGCAAGACAATGA
- the murC gene encoding UDP-N-acetylmuramate--L-alanine ligase, giving the protein MQKSLVYFIGIGGIGISALARWFRANGYDVAGSDLTKSSTTDELAREGIAVAIGAHDEKRMSKKITRIIYNQAIRDDNPELVRAKELGIPVSTYPQALGELTKIYRTIAIAGAHGKSTTTSMVALIMQRAKMDPTVIVGTKLKEFGNRNFRRGGSDHLVIEADEWKASFLNYFPFAALVTNIDREHLDFYKNFTAIKKAFVRFLENVHPYGLVVLNKDDKNLFALRKRIKRPLVWYTIKSKEADAIKKVMQIPGEHNWSDATGAYTLCRALGIKKSVILSAISHYTGAWRRSEFRGRFLGSDVYDDYGHHPTEIKATLAGFREKFPNRKIICVFQPHQRERLKLLFKDFVGAFDSADDVVLLPLYAVAGRDAGSASVSSEKLALAIEKRSGKNIAVATSVSALKKILADLRVQNKETIVIMMGAGSINEWSDKLIQ; this is encoded by the coding sequence ATGCAAAAATCACTCGTCTACTTCATCGGCATCGGCGGCATCGGCATCAGCGCCCTGGCGCGCTGGTTCCGCGCGAACGGCTACGACGTTGCCGGTTCCGACCTTACCAAAAGCTCCACGACGGATGAACTCGCACGCGAGGGCATTGCCGTTGCCATCGGCGCGCACGACGAGAAACGCATGTCTAAAAAAATCACACGCATCATCTACAACCAAGCCATTCGCGATGACAATCCCGAACTCGTACGCGCCAAAGAACTCGGCATTCCCGTCTCCACGTATCCGCAGGCATTGGGCGAGCTCACAAAAATTTATAGGACAATAGCCATCGCCGGCGCGCACGGCAAAAGCACCACGACCTCAATGGTCGCGCTTATCATGCAGCGCGCAAAAATGGATCCCACAGTCATCGTCGGCACCAAACTCAAAGAATTCGGCAACCGAAATTTCCGCCGTGGCGGAAGTGATCACCTCGTCATTGAAGCGGACGAATGGAAGGCGTCATTTCTGAATTACTTCCCGTTCGCGGCACTGGTCACAAACATTGATCGCGAGCATTTGGATTTTTACAAAAACTTTACCGCTATAAAAAAAGCATTCGTCCGATTTTTGGAAAACGTGCATCCCTATGGTCTCGTGGTGCTGAACAAGGACGACAAAAATTTATTCGCGCTCCGAAAGCGCATCAAGCGTCCGCTTGTGTGGTATACGATCAAAAGTAAGGAAGCGGACGCAATCAAAAAAGTGATGCAAATTCCGGGCGAGCACAACTGGTCGGACGCGACCGGTGCCTACACGCTCTGCCGTGCCCTCGGTATCAAAAAAAGCGTCATTTTATCAGCAATTTCTCACTATACCGGTGCGTGGCGCCGCAGCGAATTCCGAGGGCGTTTCCTAGGGAGTGATGTCTACGACGACTACGGCCATCACCCCACCGAAATCAAAGCGACGCTCGCGGGATTCCGCGAAAAATTCCCTAATCGGAAAATCATTTGCGTCTTCCAACCGCATCAGCGCGAACGGTTGAAGTTACTGTTCAAAGATTTTGTCGGCGCGTTTGACTCGGCCGACGATGTCGTCCTACTCCCCCTGTACGCCGTCGCCGGCCGAGATGCCGGATCTGCGTCCGTCTCATCCGAAAAATTAGCGCTCGCGATTGAAAAGCGTTCCGGAAAAAATATCGCTGTCGCAACGTCGGTTTCCGCGCTCAAAAAAATTCTTGCCGACTTGCGCGTTCAGAATAAAGAAACTATCGTCATCATGATGGGCGCGGGAAGCATCAATGAGTGGAGCGACAAGTTAATCCAATAA
- a CDS encoding type IV secretion system DNA-binding domain-containing protein, whose protein sequence is MVSPLTFSIIFAAVGATIVGGYFLRRYLRHQRLAQALNRRLLLVRLPVRATEEHKGTTADPLNEIALTSQLLSLLVKPDAPAVFEIAVHNVGEEIVFYIAVERPYAEFAARQIQGLWPQSQVDTVHEDYTIFNPQGEVVAAYVKLKKHYALPVRTYAEAKVDTFAPLLSNFSKMNTVGEGIALQVVVAAAPRGTKSKISHFISKLKKGEKLEHVLHARIELPLSKADREKKDKEQKIIDEDAIKALDQKISKPLFSVNVRLIASAPTPYRASELLEGLSGSFAQFYSPQRNEFQVKQYSDTRKAIYKYIFREYDSSEAMILSSDELASIFHFPIATTDIPRVKAVKAREAAPPSALPKGGTLIGESLYRGERKPIYITDEDRRRHVYVVGQTGTGKSNLLVNMVRADIAAGKGAAIIDPHGDLVDAILAAIPPERYDDVIVFDPGDRMYPLGLNMLEYDPNYPEQKTFIVNEMQGIFNKLFSQETMGPMFEQYMRNALLLLMEDAENEPATLMEVPRIFTDVEFRKRKLARIHNPTVIDFWEKEAVKAGGEASLANMTPYITSKFNNFIANDYVRPIIGQRKSAFNFRKVMDEGKILLVNLAKGRIGDINAGLLGMVIVGKLLMASLSRVDVPEPKRRDFYLYIDEFQNFTTDSIATILSEARKYHLDLVVAHQFIAQLQEKIRDAVFGNVGSLVVFRVGAADAEFLVKQFEPTFTKGDLINIDNYNAYAKLLIGGQTAPPFNIQTIRASRDQEDSLHILREQSRKRYGGDLRAIEEDIMKRLRG, encoded by the coding sequence ATGGTTTCTCCTTTGACATTCAGTATCATATTCGCGGCGGTTGGCGCTACGATAGTCGGGGGTTATTTTCTTCGGCGGTATTTGCGTCATCAGCGACTGGCGCAGGCGCTGAACCGCCGACTGCTCTTGGTGCGGTTGCCGGTGCGCGCGACGGAAGAGCACAAAGGAACGACCGCTGATCCGTTGAACGAAATTGCGCTTACGTCGCAGCTCCTGTCGTTGCTCGTAAAACCGGACGCGCCTGCGGTATTTGAAATCGCGGTGCATAATGTTGGCGAGGAAATTGTGTTTTATATCGCGGTGGAGCGGCCATACGCGGAGTTTGCCGCTCGGCAAATTCAGGGACTGTGGCCGCAATCGCAGGTGGACACCGTGCATGAGGACTACACCATTTTTAACCCGCAGGGCGAGGTGGTTGCCGCGTACGTGAAACTCAAAAAGCATTACGCGTTGCCGGTGCGCACGTACGCCGAGGCGAAAGTGGACACGTTCGCGCCTCTCCTCAGTAACTTCTCAAAAATGAACACGGTGGGCGAGGGGATTGCCCTGCAGGTTGTTGTGGCAGCAGCGCCGCGCGGAACAAAGTCAAAAATCTCGCATTTTATTTCAAAACTCAAAAAAGGAGAAAAGCTGGAGCACGTGTTGCATGCGCGCATTGAATTGCCGCTTTCCAAAGCGGACAGAGAAAAAAAGGATAAAGAACAAAAGATTATTGACGAGGATGCGATTAAGGCGCTGGATCAAAAAATCAGCAAGCCTTTGTTTAGCGTGAATGTGCGGTTGATTGCTTCGGCGCCGACGCCATACCGTGCTTCTGAATTATTGGAGGGACTCAGCGGATCATTCGCGCAGTTTTATTCGCCGCAGCGCAACGAGTTTCAGGTGAAACAATATAGTGACACGCGCAAGGCCATTTATAAATATATTTTTCGCGAATATGACTCTAGTGAGGCGATGATACTTTCCTCCGATGAACTCGCGAGTATTTTTCATTTCCCGATTGCGACGACGGACATTCCGCGCGTGAAGGCCGTGAAGGCGCGCGAGGCGGCTCCTCCGTCGGCGCTTCCTAAGGGTGGCACGCTTATCGGCGAAAGTTTGTATCGCGGCGAGCGCAAGCCGATTTATATTACCGATGAGGATCGGCGGCGGCATGTGTATGTTGTCGGTCAGACCGGCACGGGTAAATCTAACCTGCTCGTCAATATGGTGCGGGCGGACATCGCCGCCGGGAAAGGCGCGGCAATCATAGATCCGCATGGAGATTTGGTGGACGCGATTCTCGCGGCAATTCCGCCGGAGCGTTATGACGACGTGATTGTGTTTGACCCGGGCGACCGGATGTATCCGCTGGGCTTAAATATGCTGGAATATGACCCGAATTATCCGGAGCAAAAGACGTTTATTGTGAATGAAATGCAGGGTATTTTCAATAAACTTTTTTCGCAAGAAACAATGGGCCCGATGTTTGAGCAGTATATGCGGAACGCCTTACTGCTCCTGATGGAAGACGCGGAGAACGAACCGGCAACGCTGATGGAGGTGCCGCGTATTTTTACGGACGTGGAGTTCCGGAAACGAAAACTCGCGCGGATTCACAACCCTACGGTAATTGATTTCTGGGAGAAAGAGGCGGTGAAAGCCGGCGGCGAAGCGTCGCTTGCCAACATGACGCCGTATATCACTTCCAAGTTCAACAACTTCATCGCGAACGATTACGTGCGCCCGATTATCGGTCAGCGGAAGTCGGCGTTCAATTTCCGCAAAGTGATGGACGAAGGGAAAATTTTGCTCGTGAACCTCGCGAAGGGGCGCATCGGCGACATTAACGCCGGACTTTTGGGTATGGTGATCGTGGGGAAGCTTTTGATGGCATCATTATCGCGCGTGGATGTGCCGGAGCCGAAGCGGCGCGATTTTTATCTTTACATTGATGAGTTCCAAAACTTTACGACGGATTCCATCGCCACCATTCTTTCCGAGGCGCGCAAATATCACCTAGACCTCGTTGTTGCGCACCAGTTTATCGCGCAACTGCAGGAGAAAATCCGCGACGCGGTGTTCGGCAACGTCGGGTCTTTAGTCGTGTTCCGCGTGGGAGCGGCGGATGCCGAGTTTCTCGTGAAGCAGTTTGAGCCGACGTTTACGAAAGGCGACCTTATCAACATTGATAACTACAACGCGTACGCGAAGCTCCTGATTGGCGGGCAGACAGCGCCTCCCTTTAACATCCAAACCATCCGCGCGTCCAGGGACCAAGAGGATTCGCTGCATATTCTTCGCGAGCAATCCCGCAAGCGTTACGGAGGGGATTTGCGGGCAATCGAAGAAGACATTATGAAGCGGCTGAGGGGATAG
- a CDS encoding redox-regulated ATPase YchF, translated as MKLSIGIVGLPNVGKSTLFKILTKNEVNIANYPFCTIDPNVGIVPVPDERVDKLVAMSKSKKRVPAIVEFYDIAGLVKGASTGEGLGNKFLSHIRECSAIVEVLRCFGGSEIIHVENTVDPLRDMDIINTELVLKDLDTVAKRMESAGKEARGGKKEAAAELVVLEKAKARLEKGELILDMGHEPAISGLQLLSAKPQIYLLNGVEADVPQALKDKITALGASYLVVDVGVVSEIPELVREAYKSLNLISFFTTGEDETRAWTIERGMKAPQAAGVIHTDFEKKFIRMETINWQKLLEAVTWSAARQKGWLRQEGKEYVVQDGDVVEIKHG; from the coding sequence ATGAAACTATCCATCGGCATTGTTGGCCTCCCGAATGTCGGCAAGTCAACGCTGTTCAAAATCCTCACGAAGAATGAGGTGAATATCGCGAATTATCCTTTTTGTACCATTGACCCAAATGTGGGCATTGTTCCTGTTCCCGACGAGCGGGTGGATAAGTTGGTTGCGATGAGTAAATCAAAGAAGCGGGTGCCGGCGATCGTGGAGTTTTATGACATCGCGGGGCTTGTGAAAGGGGCGAGTACGGGTGAAGGATTGGGAAACAAGTTCCTGTCGCACATACGCGAGTGTAGCGCGATTGTGGAGGTGCTGCGGTGCTTCGGCGGCAGCGAAATTATCCACGTGGAGAATACCGTGGATCCGTTGCGCGACATGGACATTATCAACACCGAATTGGTGTTGAAGGATTTGGACACAGTGGCGAAGAGGATGGAGAGCGCCGGCAAGGAAGCGCGCGGAGGGAAAAAGGAAGCTGCGGCGGAGCTTGTGGTGTTGGAGAAAGCAAAAGCGCGGTTGGAAAAAGGCGAGTTGATTTTGGATATGGGGCATGAGCCGGCGATCAGCGGCTTACAGTTGCTTTCCGCGAAGCCGCAGATTTATTTGTTGAATGGCGTGGAGGCGGACGTGCCGCAGGCGCTCAAAGATAAAATTACAGCGCTAGGTGCCTCGTATCTCGTTGTTGATGTGGGTGTGGTTAGTGAAATTCCGGAGTTGGTGCGCGAGGCGTATAAGAGCTTGAACTTGATCAGTTTTTTTACGACGGGCGAAGATGAGACGCGGGCGTGGACGATTGAGCGCGGGATGAAAGCTCCGCAAGCCGCAGGCGTGATTCATACGGATTTTGAGAAGAAGTTTATCCGTATGGAGACGATTAATTGGCAGAAGTTGTTGGAGGCTGTTACGTGGAGCGCGGCGAGGCAGAAGGGGTGGCTACGGCAGGAAGGGAAGGAGTATGTGGTGCAGGATGGAGATGTTGTGGAAATTAAGCACGGGTAG
- a CDS encoding Gmad2 immunoglobulin-like domain-containing protein, with protein sequence MKKLLILTAVAAIVFIFLLLWRERPLIVIFTPKADDVIASPLAFSGKARGYWFFEASFPVRVFDASGAELGVGIAQAEDEWMTEDFVPFSGSVEFRAPGTPTGKVVFQKDNPSGLLEHDAAVEVPVRFLLP encoded by the coding sequence ATGAAAAAGCTACTCATTCTCACTGCGGTTGCGGCGATCGTCTTTATTTTTTTACTGTTGTGGCGTGAGCGGCCGCTGATAGTGATTTTTACTCCGAAAGCCGATGACGTCATTGCAAGCCCGCTTGCATTTTCCGGCAAGGCGCGGGGGTATTGGTTTTTTGAAGCGAGTTTTCCGGTGCGCGTTTTTGACGCGAGCGGGGCGGAGCTTGGCGTTGGTATTGCGCAAGCCGAGGATGAGTGGATGACCGAGGATTTTGTGCCGTTTTCCGGTAGCGTGGAGTTTCGCGCGCCCGGAACGCCAACCGGCAAAGTCGTGTTTCAAAAAGACAACCCGAGCGGTTTGCTGGAACACGATGCGGCGGTGGAGGTGCCGGTGCGGTTTTTGCTGCCGTAA
- a CDS encoding metalloregulator ArsR/SmtB family transcription factor, producing MQNIKNLERVLKALANKRRLAIVEYIKRHQSAFVGSIAEEIDLSLKATSKHLGVLSAANIIEKTQHSSRVFYRLATQQEPAAKYIISLL from the coding sequence ATGCAAAATATAAAAAATTTGGAACGCGTACTCAAGGCGCTAGCAAACAAACGTCGCCTTGCGATTGTGGAGTATATCAAGCGACACCAATCGGCGTTCGTTGGCAGTATCGCCGAGGAAATCGATCTTTCACTCAAGGCGACGTCAAAGCATCTTGGCGTATTGAGCGCCGCGAACATCATAGAAAAGACACAGCATAGCTCGCGGGTGTTTTATCGGCTCGCGACACAGCAAGAGCCGGCCGCAAAATATATCATCTCGTTGCTATAG
- a CDS encoding excinuclease ABC subunit UvrC: MSIDIKKLKKQLPLTPGVYFMKDTHGRVLYVGKAANLKRRVLSYFQRPQELRIAKMVSEVARVDVEQTDTVIEALILEARLIKKYQPQYNVLEKDDRSFLYVVITREVFPRVLLLREREALSHDRPLGRFGPFTSAASLREALHILRRIFPWSSHEINKGTPSTSSGNKIKKLVPEFIEGQPKLKPCFNYQIGLCPGTCAGVITSRDYKKIIRQLIAFFEGKKQKILRDLTREMRVLSRELKFEEAVVIRRRIAALQHIHDIAVLGDKATRENDFHRVEGYDISHVSGTSAVGSMVVFTDGAPDKNEYRKFRIKTIIGSNDVGMLAEVLRRRFTHDEWPMPDLLLIDGGLPQVNAARAVIAELKLPVPVVGIAKGPERKRNDFFYPHELHTAVARNRDMLIRVRDEAHRFAVKYHRELRSRLRKY; the protein is encoded by the coding sequence ATGTCTATTGACATCAAAAAATTAAAAAAACAACTTCCGTTAACTCCCGGTGTTTACTTTATGAAGGACACGCACGGGCGGGTTCTGTATGTCGGGAAGGCGGCGAATTTGAAGAGGAGGGTACTCTCATACTTCCAGAGGCCACAGGAGTTGCGGATTGCAAAAATGGTTAGCGAAGTGGCAAGGGTTGATGTTGAACAAACAGACACCGTCATTGAGGCGCTGATTTTGGAGGCGCGGCTCATTAAGAAGTATCAGCCGCAGTATAATGTGCTGGAAAAGGACGACCGGAGTTTTCTCTATGTCGTGATTACCCGCGAGGTATTTCCGCGCGTGTTGTTGCTTCGTGAGCGCGAGGCGCTGTCGCACGATAGGCCGCTTGGCCGCTTCGGGCCGTTTACTTCCGCCGCGTCACTGCGTGAGGCGTTGCATATTCTGCGCAGGATTTTTCCGTGGAGTAGTCACGAGATAAACAAAGGTACGCCTTCGACAAGCTCAGGCAATAAAATAAAAAAATTAGTTCCTGAGTTTATCGAAGGACAACCGAAACTGAAGCCGTGTTTTAATTATCAAATCGGCCTTTGTCCCGGGACGTGCGCTGGCGTCATCACATCTCGCGATTATAAAAAAATCATCCGGCAGCTTATCGCGTTTTTTGAGGGGAAAAAGCAAAAGATTTTGCGCGATCTGACGCGCGAGATGCGGGTGTTGTCGCGAGAATTAAAATTTGAGGAAGCCGTCGTTATCCGTCGGCGCATCGCGGCGTTGCAGCATATTCACGACATTGCGGTATTGGGTGATAAAGCGACGCGAGAAAACGACTTTCATCGTGTTGAGGGCTACGACATTTCGCACGTCAGCGGCACTTCGGCGGTCGGTTCTATGGTGGTGTTCACCGATGGCGCGCCAGATAAAAACGAATATCGCAAGTTTCGGATTAAAACAATTATCGGCTCAAACGATGTCGGGATGCTTGCGGAAGTGCTGCGTCGGCGATTTACGCACGATGAGTGGCCGATGCCTGATTTGCTTTTGATTGACGGGGGATTGCCGCAGGTGAATGCCGCGCGCGCGGTGATTGCGGAGTTGAAACTGCCCGTGCCGGTTGTCGGCATCGCTAAGGGGCCAGAGCGCAAGCGCAACGACTTTTTCTATCCGCACGAACTCCACACCGCAGTCGCGCGTAATCGCGATATGCTCATCCGCGTCCGCGACGAAGCACACCGGTTTGCGGTGAAGTACCATCGCGAACTACGTTCCAGATTGCGTAAATATTAA